The sequence below is a genomic window from Prosthecobacter dejongeii.
TATCGCGCAGCCGCCTGACGACCAATGTCCGCCGACCTGCTCGCCGAACTATCGCAAGCTTGGTATTCGCGTATCGAAGGCCTTGAAAAATCGGTCAATGGAGCGTTCGATGAGGTCGGATTCACGGACAACTACGTAGATCGGATGATCGACCACGCCAGGACCACACCCCGCCGATCTAAGGTCGTTAAGGATAATGTCTGGGGAATGGTTGAACTCGACCGCAGCGCGCAGCTTCTCCTCGACAGTCCTGTTGTCCAACGGCTTCGTCGTATTCGTCAATTGGGCCTCACCTACTTGACCTACCCTTCCGCAGAGCACTCCCGCTTTGTCCACAGTTTGGGCATGTATTCGGTGATCCATCAGTTGTTAGCCTCAATCCGCAAGAACCAGAAGGAGGCAGAAGCGAACGGCGGAAGGATGCACGGGTACCATTACTGGCCCCTAACCTCGGATCTTTCCACCGACTTGCTTCATGCAGCAATTCTTCATGATATTGGTCATATGCCGTTCTCGCACGCTACCGAGCGCGCAGTCACCACACATAGCACGCAGTTCAAGGTTGGTCCTGCCTCAATTGATGAGTTTATGATCGAAATTGAGGTGCGTTTCGGAAAAAATCCTAAGCTCGCCGAGGCGTTGTCACTCTTGGTGGTCCTCTCACCGCGCTTCCAGCGATTCTACAGCAAGGCGGTGCGGCCCGAGGGGCACTCAAATTTTATCTACCGCGTTGCCTCCCTAATTATTGGGCTGCCGCCTACTGTAGACGAACGAGGTGCCGCCGAATTGATTTCCGCCACCGCGATTGATGCTGACAAAATCGACTACATTAACCGCGACGCACAGGCGTGCGGCATCCCAGTCGGCATTGACTTTGCCCGCCTGTTCCTCCGGTCTGCCTTCCTCAGAGTCCCTCGCTCCAAGCTTGAGCGCTTAACTGGCCAGTCTGGCGGGCCGGAAGAGTCGATGATCCTAATCGTGAACGCATCGGGCGTCGACACGCTTGAGGAACTGGCCCATGCTCGCACAAGTCTCTACAACCGCGTCTATCTACACCAAGTGACACTCTGTGCTGAAGCCCTACTGGAGCGTGGACTCCACGGCCTTGGCACCAACGGTGAACGCCAGAGTAACGTCCTCCTCCTCTGGGCTGACAGCGACGATAGTCTACTTCAGGCAATGGTTCGAAGCAACAGCCCCGACGTCGCTCGATACGGAGAAAACCTCCGTATCCGTCAGCTGCCCAAGCGTGCGCTTGTCATTGGCAAGCGACTCGTAACAGCACGCGTCAATCTCAGCCATTTCCTTCAACATTCCCCAAGCCATACGTCCGCCAGCCTTGTAAAAGCTACAGTTGGGCACCTGCTTGAACGCTTGCGTGAGCCTTCTGATCTTGAAGAAAAAATCCTAGCGGAAGCAGCCTTACTTTCGGCCGCCGTCGCCAAGCATCGCCAGGATATTGTTCCCAAAAGTCCCGCCAATGCCCCGATGTTTCTGCCTATTCGGGGTATTCATGCACAGCGTAAGGACTGCCTCATCGTAGAAAACGGGGAACTAATGTTTTCCTCCGACCGCAATATTGCAGACGAGCAGAGCGACGCCTTGGAAATTTTCAAATCACAGGCCTATGTTGTCGGCCCGCCAGCATGGCGAGAATTTAATGCGCTTGCTGCCGCTAAGGTTCTGGCCCGCTTGGACGGCCCCATCAGCGACTACCAGTTTGATGCCTCGCTCGGAGATTCGAATCGGCCTATTCATTTCAAGTTCATTCCCGGTATGATGGTAGATCTCGACACGGCTGCTCGCCGCGCCGGAGTCAACATGGAGCGTCTTGAGAGTATCAGGCAGGCGGCCAACCATGCTGATTATTTCAATGACTGCCCGCGCCTCTTTCCTCATCCCTCCGACTGTCCTGAGGTTGAAGGAATTGCCGCGAAGCTCAAGGGGTTCAGCGGCGAAGGCTCTTGGCAGGTAACGCGGGAATCTGTGCACGCGTTTGTGACCCAGTTCCCTCCACGCCTGCGCAAGGAACTTCTCCCGGCTCTTAAGCGCATCCAAATTCTTGATCGCGCTCGGCTGGCCGAGGCAATGGACAAGAATCTTGACCGCCTTGCGGAACAGCATCCAAAAGCGGCCTTTGTCATCACTGGCTTCTCCCCAGACAGCGGAAGCCTGACGCGGATGCTCTTCGAACAAGAATTGAAATCCAAGGCTGACAAAAATGGCTGGACCATTTGCAAAAGTATTGAAGATGCGCTCGACGCCATGAAGTCCGAATCGCTACTGGTCCTCTGCGACGACAATATCGTCTCTGGCAGCCAAGCTTCCTGCCAACTCCGATCTTGGATGGGAGTTCCACGTGAAGAATGGCCTGCGGAAATGCGTTCCGAGCGCGGTATTTTCCAGCATGCTCTGCGCCCGCAGGACCAAATTGCCCTTCGCAAAATACCTTGGGCAGCCATCGTCGCTGTTGGCACACAGGAAGCCGAGGATCGGCTCAAAGAAGTGGCCGCTGAAATCAAGATTGGCAACTTCAAAGGACTATATTTCCACGAAGGCCTCGACTCCAATTGCCTTGAGGCGGACTGCGAGTTGTCTCATTATCTAGAGGAGGTCGGACGCAATGTGCTCAGTTGGACTCGTGCTAACGCGGTGGCCTTTGACAATCTGACTCCCGCCGATAAGGAAAGCTGTGCTCGCGACGCCCTTGGCTATGACGGCAAGCGCGGCTTGCTCGCTACTATTTTCAATATACCGGTTTCTACATGTACAGCCTTGTGGTGCCCAGGTATCCACCGCGGCCAGCCTTGGGTGCCACTCATGATCCGCCGAGGGTATCTGAACAAACTTGTAGTCGGTTAAGTCTAATCTTCAAAGGGACATCTTGTCAGGCTGCAAAAATTGCCACAATTCTGACCCGTTGGGCATCGCCAAAGCACTTCAATGGATTTGCGTAGCCCCAGGTTTCCCGTTCCCCAATAGGAGATCAGGTGCATAGCAGGAAGGCAAAAATTGGGTGCGCTTCGCGTTTCCTTGCGTGACCTAGCCACATCTAAATTCAAGGGCGTCTTCTAGCCTTATCAAAGGCTGTGCAGTATACAATACTCCTATCGGTTACCAGCCCCAACATGACCCATCTTTCCTTGGAAAGGGGGAGTCCTCGGGGGGAGTGGCGGATTTTGGGTGCTTTTTAGCGTGACTAACACCTTGAATTTCAAGGTGTTAAATGCTGTTACTCTAGCCCTTCAGGCCTTCCTGGCGGAGGAAGTTTTCGACCCAGGTGATGTCGTATTGGCCGTTTTGGAAGTCGCTGGTGGTGAGGACTTTGCTCTGGAGGGGGATGGTGGTTTTGATGCCTTCGACGACGAATTCACCCAGGGCGCGGCGCATGCGGCGGATGGCGATCTCGCGGGTGGCGCCGCTGACGATGAGCTTGGCGATCATTGAGTCATAATACGGCGGGACGTCGTAGCCGGAATAGACGTGGCTGTCCACACGGACGCCGCGGCCACCGGAGGTGTACCAGAGATTGATCTTGCCGGGGCTGGGGGCGAAGTTGCGGAAGGGGTCTTCGGCGTTGATGCGGCACTCGATGGAGTGACCACGGGGGACGGCGTTGACGACGTGCTCGCTGAGGGGGAGGCCAGCGGCGATGCGGATCTGCTCTTTGATGAGGTCGCAGCCATAGACTTCTTCGGTGATGGGGTGCTCCACCTGGATGCGGGTGTTCATCTCCATGAAGTAGAAGTCTTCACGGTTGTTATCGACGAGGAACTCGATGGTGCCGCAGTTTTCGTAGCCGATCTCTTTGCAGATGCGGATGGTGGCGTCGCCCATGCGCTTGCGGAGGTCTTCGGTCATCTTGGGGCTGGGGCACTCTTCGATGATCTTTTGGTTACGCCGCTGCATGGAGCAGTCGCGCTCGCCAAGGTGGACGACGTTGCCCTGGCTGTCGGCGACGATCTGGAATTCGATGTGGTGGGGCTTTTCGACGAGCTTTTCCATGTACATGGAGCCGTCGCCAAAGCATTTGAGGGCCTCAAGGGAGGCGGCCTGGAAGCTGGAGATGAGGGTGGCCTCGTTCAGCACGGGGCGCATGCCACGGCCACCGCCACCGGCACTGGCTTTGATGATGACGGGGTAGCCGATTTTGCGCGCCCACATGAGGGCTTCTTCTTCGTTATGGATGAGGCCGTCTGACCCGGGGGTGACGGGGACGCCGGCTTTGCGGGCAGTGGCGCGGGCGACGTTTTTGTCCCCCATCATGGAGATGACGCGGGAGCTGGGGCCGATGAATTTGATTTTGCACTGTTCGCAGACGTCGGCGAATTCGGCTTTTTCGGAAAGGAAGCCGTAGCCGGGGTGGATGGCGTCCACGTTGGCGATCTCTGCGGCGCTGATGATGCGGCTGATTTTCAGGTAGCTCTCGCTGCTGGGGCCGGGGCCGATGCAGATGGCTTCATCGGCGAGGTGGACATGCATGGAGTCCACATCGGCTTCGGAATATACGGCGACGGTTTTGACATCGAGCTCTTTACAAGCGCGGATGATGCGGACGGCGATCTCACCACGGTTGGCGACGAGGACTTTTCTGAACATGAGGGACGGGAGAGGAAGTGCGTGCGTGACTTGTGATTTTTTTGAGTCGGCACCTTCTTGATCTAGCGGACCCGGGAGGGGTGAGCCGTGCGATTCAAGAAGGTGTCGCGAGAAAATCCGGCCTAGGCCTTCAATTCGAACAGCGGCTGGCCGTATTGGACGGGCTTGCCGTCTTCGACGAGGATGCGGGCGATGGTGCCACGCACTTCGGCCTTGATCTCATTCATGACCTTCATGGCCTCGATGATGCAGACGTTGGAGTTTTCATCCACGGAGTCACCGATGTTGGCGAAGGGTTTTTCACCGGGGGCGGCGGAGCGGTAAAAGGTGCCGACCATGGGGCTGTTGATGGTGGGGCCTGCGGGCTCTGCGGCGGCAGCGGCTGGCGCGGAAGCGAGGGCGGCGGGGGCTGCCGCAGCGGGGGCGGCAGGGGCTGCAGCCACGGCGACCGGGGCGGCGGCGGAGGCCACGGGGAGATGCTTCAGGAGCTCTTTGGCTGCCTGGAAGTCAGATCCACGTCGCAGTTCGACCTTGGATCCTTGGTTTTCGAAATGAAAATAACTGAGATCGTTTTCGGCCATGAGGGCCACGATCTGCTTGATCTGCTTCAGGTCCAAAGCTGTGGCCTCCTTCTCGTTAGATTTTGTGTCGTCCATTCAGGGATGTAGGTGCGATTAGCGGAGTCGAGGTTAGCCCCTCTGACTGCCGTGGCAAGGATAAAGACAAGCGCTGTTGCGCTGAGCGCAATTTATGCCCGGCCGCGAGGGCCATTTTTTCCTGGAGCGCGTTTCACCGAGGCGCGTGGTGGCCTGCTGGGGCTGTCTCCACGGGTGGAGCGGGCCTTACCAGCACCGCCGCTGCTGCGGGGTTTGCGGTCGCCTTCTGGGCGTTTTCCCCGGGGACGGGGGGCCTCGTCATCGCCAAAAGAGGCGCGTCCACGAGGGGGACGGGAGCCACTGCGGGGGCGGTCTTCGCCTTCGGAATAGCCTCCACGCGGGCTTCGGGGGCGGTCTTCACGACCGAAAGGTTTTTGGCCGCGGGGAGCACCGAAAGGGCGATCTTCGCCTTCGGAGAAGCTGGAGCGGGGGCCACGAAGGCGATCTTCGCTGCCGAAAGTTCTTTTCGACCGGGGTGCGCCGAAGGGGCGGTCTTCACCGGCCTCAGAGGCGGCGCGGGGGCTACGGGTGCGGCCTTCGCTGCCGAAGGATTTTTTGCCACGCGGGCCGCTGCGGGGGCGGTCTTCGCTGCCGAAAGTTTTTTTGCCACGGGGCCCGCTACGGGGCTTGGCCGGGGCACGGCGCACAGGGCGGCCGGCTTCTTCGTCGCCTGCATCGGCCACGGCGGCTGTTTTGGCGATCTTGGCAGGGCGGCCGGTGACGCCGTCCTTGGAGAAGAAGCGATCCACTTCGACTTCGGTGAGCTGTTTCCAGCCGCCTTTTTGCAGACCTTTGAGTTCCAGCCAGCCGATGCGGGTGCGGGTGAGGCGCTCGACCTCAAAACCGAGCTGGTAGAACATGAGGCGGATCTGGCGCTTGAGGCCCTGTTTGAGGACGACGTGGGCGCGATACTCGGTGATCATCCAGGCGCGTTCGCACTTGGCGTGGCCTTCTTCGGTGAGCATGCCTTTGACCAGCTTGGCCATGGTGGCTTGGTCCATGGGCTGATCCACGATGACTTCGTATTCTTTTTCTGCCCCCATGCTGGGGTGGATGAGGCGGTGGGAAAGTTCCCCCCGGTTGGTCATCAAGAGCAGGCCTTCGCTGTCTTTGTCCAGACGACCCACGTGGTGGAGGGTCTGGAATTGCTTGGGCAGGAGCGAGTAGATCGTCATGCGATCCCGCTCATCGCTGCGGCTGCAAATGTAGCCGCGCGGTTTGTGCAGGGCGATCACCACGCCTGTCTCCGCTTTGACGGGCTTGCCGTCGGCGATGATTCGATCCTCATCCGAGACCTGGGTGGCCAGGTCTTTGATCACGTGCCCATTGATGGAGACGCGACCTTCTTGAATGAGTACTTCGCAACCACGGCGGGAGCCGAGGCCGCACAGGCTGAGATAACGGTTGAGGCGCACGGTGGGTGACTGCGGGGTTTAACCCGCGCAAACTATTCGGATTTGGTCTTGGGCAGACCGGTCGGGAGGCGACCGTCTTTCCACTGACCGCGGGCCTTCATGAGCTTGATACGCTCGCCACGCTTAAGGACGCTGCGCTTGGTACCAACGGAACCGGCGGTTTTGAGGCTGCGATGCTGAGACATGGTAAGAAAAAGAAGGTTCGGGGTTGAAAAAGGGTGGCGAGAATAGGCGAGTCTGCGGCTTGCGCAACTTGTTTGTTCATCGGCAGCGCTTCTGCGGTGGGGAATGTGAGGGTGGGGGCCGGAGGATTCGGGACTTGGCTAGGTCTGCTCATCCCCCCAGGCACGAACTTCCCTGCGGGGCCGTTGACCCCTTGACAGCCAAGCCGGGGCCGCCTGATTGAGCCATGTCTGACGCCAGCGCTACCCCCATGATGAAGCAGTACCTCGCCATTCGGCGGGAGCTTCCCGAGGATGTGCTGCTGTTCTTCCGCCTGGGGGATTTTTACGAGCTTTTTTTTGAAGATGCGAAGACGGCGGCCCCACTGCTGAATGTGTCTCTCACCAAGCGCAATGGGGTGCCCATGTGTGGGGTGCCGCACCATGCGTCCCAGGGCTACATTGCGAAGCTGATCAAGGCGGGCAAGCGCGTGGCCATCGCGGAACAGACGACGGACCCGGTGCCGGGAAAGATCGTGGAGCGGGCCGTCTCGCAGATCCTCAGCGCGGGGACGGTGCATGACCTGAACCTACTGGAAT
It includes:
- a CDS encoding phosphoribosyltransferase-like protein, with the translated sequence MSADLLAELSQAWYSRIEGLEKSVNGAFDEVGFTDNYVDRMIDHARTTPRRSKVVKDNVWGMVELDRSAQLLLDSPVVQRLRRIRQLGLTYLTYPSAEHSRFVHSLGMYSVIHQLLASIRKNQKEAEANGGRMHGYHYWPLTSDLSTDLLHAAILHDIGHMPFSHATERAVTTHSTQFKVGPASIDEFMIEIEVRFGKNPKLAEALSLLVVLSPRFQRFYSKAVRPEGHSNFIYRVASLIIGLPPTVDERGAAELISATAIDADKIDYINRDAQACGIPVGIDFARLFLRSAFLRVPRSKLERLTGQSGGPEESMILIVNASGVDTLEELAHARTSLYNRVYLHQVTLCAEALLERGLHGLGTNGERQSNVLLLWADSDDSLLQAMVRSNSPDVARYGENLRIRQLPKRALVIGKRLVTARVNLSHFLQHSPSHTSASLVKATVGHLLERLREPSDLEEKILAEAALLSAAVAKHRQDIVPKSPANAPMFLPIRGIHAQRKDCLIVENGELMFSSDRNIADEQSDALEIFKSQAYVVGPPAWREFNALAAAKVLARLDGPISDYQFDASLGDSNRPIHFKFIPGMMVDLDTAARRAGVNMERLESIRQAANHADYFNDCPRLFPHPSDCPEVEGIAAKLKGFSGEGSWQVTRESVHAFVTQFPPRLRKELLPALKRIQILDRARLAEAMDKNLDRLAEQHPKAAFVITGFSPDSGSLTRMLFEQELKSKADKNGWTICKSIEDALDAMKSESLLVLCDDNIVSGSQASCQLRSWMGVPREEWPAEMRSERGIFQHALRPQDQIALRKIPWAAIVAVGTQEAEDRLKEVAAEIKIGNFKGLYFHEGLDSNCLEADCELSHYLEEVGRNVLSWTRANAVAFDNLTPADKESCARDALGYDGKRGLLATIFNIPVSTCTALWCPGIHRGQPWVPLMIRRGYLNKLVVG
- the accC gene encoding acetyl-CoA carboxylase biotin carboxylase subunit; its protein translation is MFRKVLVANRGEIAVRIIRACKELDVKTVAVYSEADVDSMHVHLADEAICIGPGPSSESYLKISRIISAAEIANVDAIHPGYGFLSEKAEFADVCEQCKIKFIGPSSRVISMMGDKNVARATARKAGVPVTPGSDGLIHNEEEALMWARKIGYPVIIKASAGGGGRGMRPVLNEATLISSFQAASLEALKCFGDGSMYMEKLVEKPHHIEFQIVADSQGNVVHLGERDCSMQRRNQKIIEECPSPKMTEDLRKRMGDATIRICKEIGYENCGTIEFLVDNNREDFYFMEMNTRIQVEHPITEEVYGCDLIKEQIRIAAGLPLSEHVVNAVPRGHSIECRINAEDPFRNFAPSPGKINLWYTSGGRGVRVDSHVYSGYDVPPYYDSMIAKLIVSGATREIAIRRMRRALGEFVVEGIKTTIPLQSKVLTTSDFQNGQYDITWVENFLRQEGLKG
- the accB gene encoding acetyl-CoA carboxylase biotin carboxyl carrier protein, with translation MDDTKSNEKEATALDLKQIKQIVALMAENDLSYFHFENQGSKVELRRGSDFQAAKELLKHLPVASAAAPVAVAAAPAAPAAAAPAALASAPAAAAAEPAGPTINSPMVGTFYRSAAPGEKPFANIGDSVDENSNVCIIEAMKVMNEIKAEVRGTIARILVEDGKPVQYGQPLFELKA
- a CDS encoding pseudouridine synthase — protein: MRLNRYLSLCGLGSRRGCEVLIQEGRVSINGHVIKDLATQVSDEDRIIADGKPVKAETGVVIALHKPRGYICSRSDERDRMTIYSLLPKQFQTLHHVGRLDKDSEGLLLMTNRGELSHRLIHPSMGAEKEYEVIVDQPMDQATMAKLVKGMLTEEGHAKCERAWMITEYRAHVVLKQGLKRQIRLMFYQLGFEVERLTRTRIGWLELKGLQKGGWKQLTEVEVDRFFSKDGVTGRPAKIAKTAAVADAGDEEAGRPVRRAPAKPRSGPRGKKTFGSEDRPRSGPRGKKSFGSEGRTRSPRAASEAGEDRPFGAPRSKRTFGSEDRLRGPRSSFSEGEDRPFGAPRGQKPFGREDRPRSPRGGYSEGEDRPRSGSRPPRGRASFGDDEAPRPRGKRPEGDRKPRSSGGAGKARSTRGDSPSRPPRASVKRAPGKNGPRGRA
- a CDS encoding small basic protein, which produces MSQHRSLKTAGSVGTKRSVLKRGERIKLMKARGQWKDGRLPTGLPKTKSE